From the Spiroplasma chrysopicola DF-1 genome, one window contains:
- a CDS encoding DUF3137 domain-containing protein: MEKITLSQEVKDRIKALHYEDINKSYRKKKSFAASSRKLKLALTIMIILSVVFMIVGGILLPFNIAFLLAVILLAVGGTTFTVLIVTIAIISARAINIALFLNRLNYNEYYQIAIASYFKGQVELEIVNNEFKVLPLPNFTSFSKNPRKNNLLQESLIRVSSLKEKMDNKVINGSINKIKFSLGIITVRKTMIFLKTLIILAYIIIIILASYGKNNNQKGKSNTISNSFNFVTLMLLVEMKRSENYFFFSAKLPVSFDIEANIVPYQNKFKKFVLRNKEINFEGNEFNNIFDTNTTNPLELRKILSPKAMANLIDYSRQYQEALSMSFVNDSYTLLLDKYSYSKKNHHLNQIWKPLINSKTNIETCIDDLITKIEIDLFHLEKSLNYLKSFDIV, encoded by the coding sequence ATGGAAAAAATAACCTTATCACAGGAAGTTAAAGATAGAATTAAAGCTTTACATTATGAGGATATAAATAAAAGTTATCGTAAGAAAAAGTCATTTGCTGCTAGTTCTAGAAAACTAAAACTTGCCCTGACAATAATGATAATATTATCCGTTGTATTTATGATAGTTGGGGGTATTTTATTGCCTTTTAATATTGCTTTTCTATTAGCAGTTATTTTATTAGCAGTTGGAGGGACTACTTTTACTGTTTTAATTGTTACTATTGCAATTATTAGTGCGCGTGCCATTAATATTGCTTTATTTTTAAATCGATTAAACTATAATGAATATTACCAAATTGCAATTGCAAGTTATTTTAAGGGCCAAGTTGAATTAGAAATTGTTAATAATGAATTTAAAGTTTTACCGCTTCCTAATTTTACTAGTTTTAGTAAAAATCCGCGGAAAAATAATCTTTTACAAGAAAGTTTAATTCGGGTAAGCAGTTTAAAAGAAAAAATGGATAATAAAGTAATTAATGGTTCTATTAATAAAATAAAATTTTCATTAGGAATTATTACTGTTCGTAAGACAATGATCTTTTTAAAAACGTTAATTATTTTAGCCTATATTATAATTATTATTTTAGCTAGTTATGGTAAAAATAATAATCAAAAAGGTAAAAGTAATACAATTAGTAATTCTTTTAATTTTGTCACATTAATGTTATTAGTTGAAATGAAGCGATCAGAAAATTACTTCTTTTTTAGTGCTAAATTACCAGTTAGTTTTGATATCGAGGCGAACATTGTCCCCTACCAAAATAAATTTAAAAAATTTGTTTTACGAAATAAGGAAATTAATTTTGAAGGGAATGAATTTAATAACATTTTTGATACTAATACGACAAATCCCCTTGAACTTCGTAAAATATTAAGTCCAAAAGCAATGGCTAATTTAATTGATTATTCTCGTCAATATCAAGAGGCTTTATCAATGTCTTTTGTAAATGATTCTTATACATTGTTGTTGGATAAATATTCATATAGTAAAAAAAATCACCATTTAAATCAAATTTGAAAACCATTAATTAATAGTAAAACAAACATTGAAACATGTATTGATGATTTAATTACAAAAATTGAAATAGATTTATTTCATTTAGAAAAAAGTTTAAATTATTTAAAAAGCTTTGATATTGTTTAA
- the recA gene encoding recombinase RecA yields MGTIKEPTTNIEKNSEAEKDQILVNALKEIEKIYGKGAVMRLGDKTNLAIEAVSTGSLLLDNAIGIGGYPKGRIIEIFGPESSGKTTLSLHAIAEVQKNQGRAAFIDAEHALDPNYAKKLGVDINNLIIAQPDSGEQALDILETLVKSNVIDIVVIDSVAALVPKVELEGEMNDITIGAQARLMSKGLRKLNGIISKTNCIVIFINQIREKVGILFGNPETTSGGRALRFYASVRLDVRRVETLTNSGTAIANKVKIKVVKNKVAPPFKVALIEINYNEGIDSLAELIDLGVTYDVLDKSGVWYSYNNNRLGQGKEKVKEFLSLNPDVRITIKDKILTIIKKNEK; encoded by the coding sequence ATGGGAACAATAAAAGAACCAACCACTAATATTGAAAAAAATTCAGAAGCGGAAAAAGATCAAATATTAGTGAATGCTTTAAAAGAAATTGAAAAAATATATGGTAAAGGTGCTGTAATGCGTTTAGGTGATAAAACTAATTTAGCAATTGAAGCCGTTTCAACGGGTAGTTTACTGTTGGATAATGCGATTGGAATTGGAGGTTATCCAAAAGGACGAATTATTGAAATTTTTGGTCCTGAATCTTCCGGAAAAACAACACTTTCCTTACATGCCATTGCGGAAGTACAAAAAAATCAAGGTCGCGCCGCTTTTATTGATGCTGAACATGCTTTAGATCCGAATTATGCTAAAAAATTAGGGGTTGATATTAATAATTTAATTATTGCCCAACCCGATAGTGGCGAACAAGCACTTGATATTTTAGAAACCCTAGTTAAATCTAATGTTATTGATATTGTTGTAATTGACTCAGTGGCAGCTTTAGTTCCCAAAGTGGAATTAGAAGGAGAAATGAATGATATTACAATTGGAGCCCAAGCCCGATTAATGAGTAAAGGGCTGCGAAAACTAAATGGAATTATCTCCAAAACTAATTGTATTGTCATTTTTATTAATCAAATTCGTGAAAAAGTTGGGATTTTATTTGGCAATCCCGAAACAACATCTGGAGGTCGCGCATTACGATTCTATGCTTCTGTACGGTTAGATGTTCGTCGCGTAGAAACTTTAACAAATTCAGGAACAGCAATTGCTAATAAGGTTAAAATTAAAGTCGTTAAAAACAAAGTTGCCCCACCATTTAAAGTTGCCTTAATTGAAATTAATTATAATGAAGGAATTGATTCATTAGCAGAATTAATTGATTTAGGAGTAACATATGATGTTCTTGATAAATCAGGAGTTTGATATTCATACAATAATAATCGCTTAGGACAAGGGAAAGAAAAAGTTAAAGAATTTTTATCTTTAAACCCTGATGTTAGAATCACAATTAAAGATAAAATTTTAACAATAATTAAAAAAAATGAAAAATAA